The DNA segment GTGAAGGCCAATGTAAAAGCGGAAATGCATATTTATCAGGCAGGCGGACATGGTTTTGGCCTGAACAACAAGACTACGGCAGAAGATTGGTTTAAAACCCTTGAAAACTGGATGCGGGGCAATAAGTTTTTATAGGTTATCGCTGCTCAGGATATTCTGCAGTTGTTTTAATTCTTCTACTTTTTCTGCAGAACCAAGGTTTTCGTAGGCAGATACCAGGTTGCGTATAATCCGCCTGATGATCTCTACATTGCTGCAGGGGGCGTAAAAGCCGGGCAAGGGCTCAAGATTAAGCTGACGCAGGAACTGGTCTACATCATGCTTGCCAAAAATGGCACCCTTATTAAAGGCATTGATATAAAAAAGCACGCCAAATTCATGTTCTTCGCGTTTGCTTTCGTCGATATAACCCAATATAAAGTGTTGGGGCAGGTTTACACCATAAACCGGGATGTCGAGTTTTTGGGCAAGTGTGGCATAAATAATAGCCAGCGAGATCTGGTTGCCTTTTTTGCTTTCGAGTACCTGGCTGATATAGGAGTTTTGGGGGTCGTGATGGTTTTTGGTGTTTCCGCTGAAGCCATATACACTGTAAAACACATGGTTAATAAGTTTGATCTTTTCAATTGAACTCATTTCATATTGGAGGCCCAGCCAGATTTCCCTTTTGATCTCTTCTATCTGCAGAATAACTTTTTGTTCGTCCAGATCAGGATACTGGTAGCGGTTAATGACCATTGCACCCTGTAAAAGATCGAAAGCCCCGCTCTGGTACCATAGGTTAAGGTCTTCTTTTACACTGCGAAACTGGATTTTGTGTACAATGTTTTCTATGCGT comes from the Pedobacter heparinus DSM 2366 genome and includes:
- a CDS encoding transglutaminase-like domain-containing protein yields the protein MENSKEISALVKLLDDPDLEIYEHVEKRLLEYGTEVVDYLENEWEHSLDTLLQERIENIVHKIQFRSVKEDLNLWYQSGAFDLLQGAMVINRYQYPDLDEQKVILQIEEIKREIWLGLQYEMSSIEKIKLINHVFYSVYGFSGNTKNHHDPQNSYISQVLESKKGNQISLAIIYATLAQKLDIPVYGVNLPQHFILGYIDESKREEHEFGVLFYINAFNKGAIFGKHDVDQFLRQLNLEPLPGFYAPCSNVEIIRRIIRNLVSAYENLGSAEKVEELKQLQNILSSDNL